In Sporosarcina sp. PTS2304, a genomic segment contains:
- a CDS encoding IS66 family transposase, producing the protein MKTNQKISSHTTEQNDRVTVLEQEVARLSALVSWYEEQFRLKKSKEFGRSSEKAPKGQMEMELFNEAEALLDASAEPSSEPEEVISGSSPAKKTPRETRTTFSADLPVESVTYSLPPEEQACLDCGHPMHVMKKEVRRELVVIPAQVKVVEHEREVYACRHCDQEGIQTPIVQAPMPNPVLPKSMASPSILSFLITQKYLFGMPLYRLEEVFRQAGAPLSRQTLSNWLMNVSDRWFEPLYENMRQRILSADYLHADETSVQVLREKGRSPSTTSYMWLYRTGKFDVPCVVYDYQPGRGSEYPKQFLEGYAGTLHVDGYKAYESLQSVRLSGCWAHLRRKFDEALRAIPKKSKRRRTLTEEAVNQIGKIYGAESEIKELTPSERLEVRKKKIQPLVEAFFAWVKTVRIDVLPKSKLGEALTYAVNQEKKLRQPFLDGYLEIDNNRAERSIKPFVIGRKNWLFSVTPRGATASARMYSLIVTAKENQLHVPHYLTYLLEKLPNLDLADDEQLEQLMPWSSTLPEQCYQGKEGI; encoded by the coding sequence ATGAAAACTAATCAGAAGATCTCATCCCATACAACTGAACAGAATGACCGTGTAACTGTGTTGGAACAAGAAGTCGCGAGATTGTCCGCTTTGGTGTCTTGGTACGAGGAGCAGTTTCGTTTGAAAAAAAGTAAGGAATTTGGACGCTCCAGCGAAAAGGCACCGAAAGGCCAGATGGAGATGGAATTGTTTAATGAAGCAGAAGCACTGCTAGATGCTTCTGCTGAACCATCTTCAGAACCTGAAGAGGTGATTTCGGGATCTTCACCTGCGAAAAAAACTCCACGGGAAACACGCACGACTTTCTCTGCCGATCTGCCGGTGGAGAGTGTGACATACAGCTTGCCCCCAGAGGAGCAGGCTTGTTTAGATTGCGGTCACCCAATGCATGTCATGAAAAAAGAAGTTCGCCGCGAACTCGTGGTTATCCCAGCACAAGTGAAAGTCGTCGAACACGAACGGGAAGTCTATGCCTGCAGGCATTGCGATCAAGAAGGCATCCAGACACCGATTGTTCAGGCACCAATGCCCAATCCGGTATTGCCAAAAAGTATGGCCTCGCCCTCGATCCTGTCATTTTTGATTACTCAAAAATACTTGTTCGGCATGCCGCTCTATCGGTTAGAGGAAGTTTTTCGACAGGCAGGCGCGCCGCTTTCAAGGCAGACCCTCTCCAATTGGTTAATGAATGTGTCCGATCGGTGGTTTGAACCGCTCTATGAGAATATGCGACAGCGTATTTTGTCAGCCGACTACCTTCATGCAGACGAAACCAGTGTGCAGGTCTTGCGTGAAAAAGGACGCAGTCCCTCTACCACTTCCTATATGTGGCTGTACCGTACCGGGAAGTTTGATGTCCCTTGCGTGGTGTATGACTACCAGCCTGGTCGGGGATCGGAATACCCGAAACAATTTCTGGAAGGCTATGCTGGTACGCTTCATGTAGATGGTTATAAGGCTTACGAAAGCCTGCAAAGTGTACGGCTATCAGGCTGTTGGGCACATTTGCGCCGAAAATTTGATGAAGCCCTGCGCGCCATTCCGAAAAAATCGAAGAGGCGGCGTACGCTGACAGAGGAAGCAGTCAACCAAATCGGCAAGATTTATGGAGCGGAATCAGAAATAAAGGAGCTTACTCCTTCCGAACGGCTTGAGGTACGCAAGAAAAAAATTCAGCCCCTAGTGGAGGCTTTTTTCGCCTGGGTAAAAACTGTCCGAATAGATGTACTGCCGAAAAGCAAGCTTGGTGAGGCGCTAACATATGCCGTCAATCAGGAAAAGAAATTGAGGCAGCCATTTCTAGATGGTTATCTGGAGATAGATAATAACCGTGCCGAACGAAGCATCAAGCCGTTTGTGATCGGCCGAAAGAACTGGCTCTTCTCGGTCACACCTAGAGGCGCAACAGCGAGCGCAAGAATGTACAGCCTGATCGTAACTGCGAAAGAAAATCAGCTGCATGTCCCTCACTATTTAACGTATCTTCTTGAAAAGCTGCCTAACTTAGATCTGGCAGATGACGAACAGTTGGAACAACTGATGCCTTGGTCTTCGACTTTGCCTGAACAGTGTTATCAAGGTAAAGAAGGAATATAA
- the tnpB gene encoding IS66 family insertion sequence element accessory protein TnpB (TnpB, as the term is used for proteins encoded by IS66 family insertion elements, is considered an accessory protein, since TnpC, encoded by a neighboring gene, is a DDE family transposase.) produces MRINLEGIQGIYLAHGATDMRLSIDGLSAKVQETFQANPCSSNLFIFCNRDRDRLKILHWDYNGFWLYYRRLETGRFHWPDGQEEETTSISPRQLQWMLDGLTIEEGKVFPRILGNKIV; encoded by the coding sequence ATGCGAATTAATCTGGAAGGTATTCAGGGGATTTATCTGGCACATGGCGCAACGGATATGCGGCTGTCCATTGATGGTCTGTCTGCGAAGGTGCAGGAAACCTTTCAGGCAAATCCGTGTTCCTCCAATTTATTTATCTTTTGTAACCGGGATCGCGACCGTTTAAAAATCCTACACTGGGACTACAATGGCTTCTGGTTGTACTACCGGCGACTGGAAACTGGCCGCTTTCACTGGCCTGACGGCCAAGAAGAAGAAACCACGTCTATCAGCCCGCGCCAGCTTCAATGGATGCTCGATGGATTGACTATTGAAGAAGGAAAAGTCTTCCCCCGTATACTGGGAAACAAAATCGTATAA
- the rpoE gene encoding DNA-directed RNA polymerase subunit delta — MNIYEMTQEELLEESFINMTYQILTKRHESLTLQQLMEEIQKLTGLSEEEMKERILQFYTDLNVDGRFLAIQDNRWGLREWYPVDQIEEETAPVVKVRKKKKKKKDYDDEDEEIEEDDEDEEIFDEEYVELGEEEDDDDEEEDEEVIEIEEDLIDPDDDLEVIPDEELDIDEEDDEEDDDEEYEEEE, encoded by the coding sequence TTGAATATCTACGAAATGACGCAAGAAGAACTATTAGAAGAGTCATTCATCAATATGACATACCAAATATTGACGAAACGACATGAGTCACTCACGCTCCAACAATTGATGGAAGAAATACAAAAACTTACAGGTCTTTCTGAAGAAGAGATGAAAGAAAGAATCCTTCAATTCTATACAGATCTAAATGTGGATGGAAGGTTCCTAGCCATCCAAGATAACCGTTGGGGATTACGTGAATGGTATCCAGTAGACCAGATTGAAGAAGAAACAGCGCCTGTCGTAAAAGTGCGCAAGAAGAAAAAGAAGAAAAAAGATTATGACGATGAAGATGAAGAAATCGAAGAAGACGACGAGGACGAAGAAATCTTTGATGAAGAATATGTAGAACTTGGCGAAGAAGAAGACGACGACGATGAAGAGGAAGATGAAGAAGTCATTGAGATCGAAGAAGACTTAATCGACCCGGATGACGATCTCGAAGTAATACCTGATGAAGAACTTGACATCGATGAAGAAGACGACGAAGAAGACGACGATGAAGAGTACGAAGAAGAAGAGTAA
- a CDS encoding CTP synthase, translating into MTKYIFITGGVVSSLGKGINAASLGRLLKMRGLKVTNQKFDPYINIDPRMMSPYQHGEVFVTEDGAETDLDIGHYERFIDIKCNRYSNVTMGKVYDLVLRKERSGEYKGATVQVIPHITNEIKELIKRAGQTLNADVVITEIGGSVGDIESLPYLEAIRQLKTDLAKDDVMYIHTTLIPYLHAAGEMKTKPTQHSVKELRSLGIQPNMIVVRSEYPVPQEMKDKIALFCDIKPEEVIEALDAETLYEVPLRLNEQHMDQLVVDYLGLETPQPVLTEVEELVTLVKSLKEKVKIGLVGKYVELQDAYISAVEAMRHAGYAFSADIEIKWIDSEVVTKENAEEYLGDVDGILVPGGFGDRGIDGKIEAITYAREHHVPFFGISLGLQLAATEIARNVLGLEDAHSLEFNTETKNKITVFHPDCLTASEADSTLRLGAYPCKVAENTKAYSAYGEELVYERHRHRYEINVAYRGQLEEAGFIVSGISPDGRLIEIMELKDHPFFIGCQFHPEFESRPTRPQPLFREFIRASLENR; encoded by the coding sequence ATGACTAAATATATTTTTATAACAGGCGGCGTCGTCTCATCTCTAGGTAAAGGGATCAATGCAGCATCACTTGGAAGGCTGCTAAAAATGCGTGGTCTAAAAGTTACCAATCAAAAATTTGATCCGTATATCAATATTGATCCACGTATGATGAGTCCGTACCAGCACGGTGAAGTATTCGTTACAGAAGACGGTGCAGAAACGGATCTTGACATCGGTCATTATGAGCGTTTTATCGATATTAAATGTAATCGATACTCCAACGTGACGATGGGAAAAGTCTATGATCTTGTATTGCGCAAAGAGCGTAGCGGTGAGTACAAAGGCGCTACAGTCCAAGTCATTCCGCATATTACTAACGAGATTAAAGAACTGATTAAACGTGCGGGGCAAACATTAAATGCAGACGTAGTGATCACGGAAATTGGCGGAAGTGTTGGAGATATCGAGTCATTGCCTTATCTAGAAGCTATTCGTCAACTAAAAACAGACTTGGCAAAAGATGATGTCATGTATATTCACACGACGCTAATTCCTTACTTACATGCTGCAGGTGAAATGAAGACAAAGCCGACACAGCACAGCGTAAAAGAATTGAGAAGTCTTGGAATTCAGCCGAACATGATCGTCGTGCGCAGTGAATATCCAGTACCGCAAGAGATGAAAGACAAGATTGCGCTATTCTGTGACATTAAGCCGGAAGAAGTAATTGAAGCATTAGACGCGGAAACTTTATATGAAGTGCCACTTCGTCTAAATGAACAGCATATGGATCAATTAGTAGTAGACTACTTAGGTCTTGAAACACCGCAACCAGTGTTAACGGAAGTTGAAGAACTCGTGACACTTGTGAAATCACTGAAAGAAAAAGTGAAGATTGGTTTAGTCGGTAAATATGTAGAACTTCAAGATGCTTATATATCCGCAGTGGAAGCAATGCGTCATGCAGGATACGCATTCAGTGCTGACATTGAGATTAAATGGATTGACTCGGAAGTAGTGACGAAGGAAAATGCAGAAGAATATTTAGGGGATGTCGATGGTATTTTAGTGCCCGGCGGCTTCGGAGATCGTGGAATTGACGGTAAAATCGAAGCGATCACTTATGCGCGTGAACATCATGTGCCTTTCTTCGGTATTAGTCTGGGTCTGCAATTGGCCGCTACTGAAATCGCACGCAATGTACTAGGTTTAGAAGACGCACATTCTTTAGAATTTAATACGGAAACAAAAAATAAAATTACAGTGTTCCATCCCGATTGCTTAACTGCCAGTGAGGCGGACAGTACACTGCGACTCGGTGCTTATCCGTGTAAAGTGGCAGAAAACACAAAAGCATATAGCGCATATGGCGAAGAATTAGTCTATGAACGTCATCGTCATCGTTATGAGATTAACGTAGCGTATCGTGGACAGTTGGAAGAAGCAGGGTTTATCGTTTCGGGAATCAGCCCGGACGGTCGTTTGATCGAAATTATGGAGTTAAAAGACCACCCATTCTTTATTGGTTGCCAATTCCACCCAGAGTTCGAGTCACGTCCTACACGTCCACAGCCTTTATTCCGCGAATTTATCCGTGCTTCATTGGAAAATCGCTAA
- a CDS encoding DUF2529 family protein yields MKIVTTQIRGLLERIADEQEENIDETARLLAQALVGEGRIMIASFDEMEAVTATALHGAEPLYGAIRYTAELLPTKADRVWILARNANHPDALALARQLADQFIPFAAVTASVADESNELAELAFTYISTGLKKGLLPGPTGERIVQPHALATLFIYEAVKLSLDEMLADED; encoded by the coding sequence ATGAAAATAGTAACGACGCAAATTAGAGGTTTACTGGAGCGAATTGCAGACGAACAAGAAGAAAACATAGATGAAACCGCACGTTTATTGGCGCAGGCTTTAGTTGGGGAAGGTCGAATTATGATTGCTTCATTCGACGAGATGGAAGCTGTCACTGCGACTGCTCTGCACGGTGCCGAGCCTTTGTATGGTGCTATTCGTTACACAGCGGAATTGTTGCCGACAAAAGCAGATCGTGTATGGATACTTGCAAGAAACGCGAATCACCCTGACGCCTTGGCTCTCGCACGGCAATTAGCTGATCAATTCATACCTTTTGCTGCTGTAACTGCTAGTGTAGCTGACGAATCAAATGAACTTGCAGAGTTAGCATTCACTTATATTAGTACTGGTCTAAAAAAAGGGTTGTTGCCAGGTCCAACAGGCGAGCGAATCGTCCAACCACATGCACTGGCTACTCTTTTTATCTACGAAGCAGTGAAATTATCGCTCGATGAGATGCTTGCAGACGAAGACTGA